One window of Myxococcales bacterium genomic DNA carries:
- a CDS encoding Gfo/Idh/MocA family oxidoreductase: MKHPVTLALIGAGARGELNLATLAKKHGDLMKIVAVAELDDQRRDSFVRRFGIPRENAFRDWRELFARPRLADGVVNALPCRLHYESGVAGLRAGYHTFLEKPMALTPGQCVVLTREAAARGLLLMIALQSRYNKIYSAIRRQFDAGVIGRLANIDCAENIGYWHFLLSYVRGIHRRADLSHSFIMAKGVHDLDLVCWFAGAPAKRISSFGDLLYFRPENAPPGAPERCLDGCPVFDTCVFNAYRHFVDPGKPQLPWRLLTGMSLDAVKDFATNPRLRTTASVITLDLRKENILKILRETSNGRCAFRSDNDVIDHQTASIEFENGVVASFQLTAFSLMWERTLNLHGTKGEIRSADFSGKLETRTYNPGAVQRRHIPYHGILHGGGDERIIVRFAEALAAGNREGVLTGAEPSLESHLVCFAAEKARRTGQVVDLAAFRAEAAKEAEQLQAN; encoded by the coding sequence ATGAAACATCCGGTGACGCTGGCCTTGATCGGCGCCGGCGCGCGCGGCGAACTGAATCTGGCCACGCTTGCGAAAAAGCACGGCGATCTGATGAAAATCGTCGCGGTGGCCGAACTCGACGACCAGCGGCGCGACAGCTTCGTCCGCCGCTTCGGGATTCCGCGTGAAAACGCGTTCCGCGATTGGCGCGAATTGTTCGCCCGGCCCCGATTGGCCGATGGTGTCGTCAACGCGCTGCCCTGCCGGCTGCATTACGAATCCGGCGTGGCGGGGCTGCGGGCCGGTTATCATACGTTTCTTGAAAAGCCGATGGCGCTGACGCCCGGCCAGTGCGTCGTCTTGACGCGCGAGGCCGCGGCGCGCGGCTTACTGCTGATGATCGCCCTGCAAAGCCGCTACAACAAAATCTATTCCGCCATCCGCCGCCAGTTCGACGCGGGCGTGATCGGACGGCTGGCGAACATCGATTGCGCCGAGAACATCGGTTACTGGCATTTCCTGCTGTCGTACGTGCGGGGGATTCACCGCCGGGCCGATTTGAGCCATTCGTTCATCATGGCCAAGGGCGTGCACGATCTGGATCTCGTCTGCTGGTTCGCCGGCGCGCCCGCCAAGCGGATTTCCTCGTTTGGCGACCTGCTGTACTTCCGGCCGGAAAACGCGCCGCCCGGCGCGCCCGAGCGCTGCCTGGACGGGTGCCCCGTGTTCGACACCTGCGTGTTCAACGCCTACCGCCATTTCGTCGATCCCGGCAAGCCGCAGCTTCCCTGGCGTCTGTTAACCGGTATGTCGCTCGATGCGGTAAAGGATTTCGCGACCAACCCGCGCCTGCGGACGACTGCCTCGGTCATCACGCTCGATCTGCGCAAGGAAAACATACTCAAGATTCTGCGCGAGACCTCCAACGGCCGTTGCGCGTTCCGTTCGGACAACGACGTGATCGACCACCAGACGGCGAGCATCGAGTTCGAAAACGGTGTGGTCGCCTCCTTTCAACTCACGGCGTTCAGCCTGATGTGGGAGCGCACCCTCAACCTGCACGGCACCAAGGGCGAAATCCGCTCGGCCGATTTTTCCGGCAAATTGGAAACGCGCACGTACAACCCCGGCGCGGTGCAGCGCCGGCACATCCCCTATCATGGTATTCTGCACGGCGGCGGCGACGAGCGAATCATCGTCCGCTTCGCCGAAGCGCTGGCCGCCGGCAATCGCGAAGGCGTGCTGACGGGCGCGGAGCCGAGTCTGGAAAGCCACCTGGTCTGTTTTGCCGCCGAAAAGGCGCGCCGGACCGGGCAGGTTGTCGACCTGGCGGCTTTTCGGGCCGAAGCGGCCAAGGAAGCGGAGCAACTGCAAGCAAACTGA
- a CDS encoding amidohydrolase family protein: protein MSGLTRREALQLFAGMGAAAVLGVGCATVRPTSPPVGWSLPKGQPLLLTNAVVVDVERGTHRRDVAVSIRDGLIAGLVEPRGDPSAADARVIDCQGGYLIPGLINAHSHINMPSISPIRFSDLGLIRDQILKNYEDAVCWGVTTVRDMTAVPKMLRRDRAAIARGDLLGPRILSPFSFITVPGGYPDFGGVGNQIARWFTGDPLLRAADAAECRQFVRQVREQGADLVKIGFDDRSFLWGKNDVRLPVLSDAQVEAVMDEAAQAGLPVSAHHLYSSGLDRGLQFGVNSLEHVPADAPISDRQMRAILDQKIPVVPTLMVGISMAFAREGVADPDDPILADRRNWRDSVQLPEVPLHCRSEIAARNEQAARFYRRGDYALPENRGHEYFDPVLASRLLVMAANNTARLIRDGATIGVGNDSGVFFIYPGMVHLEMECLCRVGLTPAQALRAATLVNARLCRIDDRCGTIAAGKWADLVLLTGDPLADVANAGKVRAVFKQGELVSAADGFVDPAAATKTAG, encoded by the coding sequence ATGAGCGGCCTGACCAGACGCGAGGCGCTGCAACTTTTTGCCGGCATGGGCGCGGCGGCCGTGCTTGGCGTCGGCTGCGCCACGGTCCGGCCGACCAGCCCGCCGGTCGGCTGGTCCCTGCCGAAAGGCCAACCCCTGCTGCTGACCAACGCGGTCGTCGTGGACGTGGAGCGGGGAACCCACCGTCGGGATGTCGCGGTGTCGATCCGCGACGGCCTGATCGCCGGTCTGGTCGAGCCGCGCGGCGATCCGTCCGCCGCGGACGCGCGGGTGATCGATTGCCAAGGCGGATATCTGATTCCCGGGCTGATCAACGCCCACAGCCACATCAACATGCCGTCCATTTCGCCGATCCGCTTCAGTGACCTGGGTTTGATCCGCGACCAGATTCTGAAGAACTACGAGGATGCGGTTTGTTGGGGCGTTACCACCGTTCGCGATATGACCGCGGTGCCGAAAATGCTGCGGCGCGACCGCGCGGCCATCGCGCGCGGCGATCTGCTCGGCCCGCGCATTCTGTCGCCGTTTTCGTTCATCACCGTGCCCGGCGGATATCCGGATTTCGGCGGCGTCGGCAATCAGATCGCCCGCTGGTTCACCGGCGATCCGCTGCTGCGCGCCGCCGATGCGGCGGAGTGCCGCCAATTCGTGCGCCAGGTGCGGGAACAGGGCGCCGACCTGGTGAAGATCGGTTTCGACGATCGGTCGTTTCTGTGGGGAAAAAACGACGTCCGCCTGCCCGTGCTTTCCGACGCCCAGGTCGAAGCCGTGATGGATGAAGCCGCGCAGGCCGGGTTGCCGGTCAGCGCGCATCATCTGTATTCGTCGGGCTTGGATCGGGGGCTGCAGTTCGGCGTCAACAGCCTGGAGCACGTGCCCGCCGACGCGCCGATCTCCGACCGGCAGATGCGGGCCATTCTCGATCAAAAGATACCCGTCGTGCCGACGCTGATGGTCGGCATTTCCATGGCGTTCGCCCGGGAAGGGGTCGCCGATCCGGACGATCCCATTCTGGCCGACCGGCGGAACTGGCGCGATTCCGTGCAGCTTCCCGAGGTGCCGTTGCATTGCCGGTCGGAAATCGCCGCCCGCAACGAGCAGGCGGCGCGGTTTTATCGGCGGGGTGATTACGCCTTGCCGGAAAATCGCGGGCATGAATATTTCGATCCGGTCCTGGCTTCGCGCCTGTTGGTGATGGCGGCGAACAACACCGCCCGCCTGATCCGCGACGGGGCGACGATCGGCGTCGGCAACGACAGCGGCGTCTTTTTCATTTACCCGGGAATGGTCCACCTGGAAATGGAATGCCTGTGCCGCGTGGGCCTGACGCCCGCGCAAGCCCTGCGCGCGGCGACGCTGGTCAATGCGCGCCTCTGCCGGATCGACGATCGTTGCGGCACCATCGCGGCGGGAAAATGGGCCGACCTGGTTTTGTTGACCGGCGATCCGCTGGCCGACGTCGCGAACGCCGGCAAGGTGCGGGCCGTCTTCAAACAAGGCGAATTGGTTTCGGCGGCGGATGGCTTTGTCGATCCGGCGGCGGCGACGAAAACCGCCGGTTAG
- a CDS encoding SDR family oxidoreductase gives MYPDLQGKIALVTGAGKHTGIGFAIAAALAADGADVIIADLGDRPQVAAGLPMATRTEMEQIAAELAARHGVRALAVDLDVAAPESIAAAVGVIRETFPRIDILCNNAGASFGVPNMVATYDEAAWMKTIDVNLHGVFRVTRAVLPLMFGRPGSIINTASRAGKVPPVFNGAYAVAKAGVIMLTKVLARELAGMSIRVNAICPGQVMTDLEKWRFGREADALGGTIEDRQQEMIKTIPLGRLGEPQDAARLVAFLASEASSYITGQAINLTGGQLMEL, from the coding sequence ATGTACCCCGATCTGCAGGGAAAGATCGCGCTGGTCACCGGCGCCGGCAAACACACCGGCATCGGTTTCGCCATCGCCGCGGCGCTGGCCGCCGACGGCGCCGACGTCATCATCGCGGACCTGGGCGACCGGCCGCAAGTCGCCGCCGGCCTGCCGATGGCCACGCGCACCGAAATGGAGCAGATCGCCGCCGAGCTGGCCGCACGTCACGGGGTGCGCGCCCTCGCCGTCGATCTGGACGTCGCCGCGCCGGAATCGATCGCCGCCGCCGTCGGCGTCATCCGGGAAACGTTTCCGCGTATCGACATCCTGTGCAACAACGCCGGGGCGTCCTTCGGCGTGCCGAACATGGTGGCGACCTACGACGAGGCGGCCTGGATGAAAACCATCGACGTCAATCTGCACGGCGTATTCCGCGTCACCCGCGCCGTGCTGCCGCTGATGTTCGGCCGGCCGGGCAGCATCATCAACACCGCCTCGCGCGCCGGCAAGGTGCCGCCGGTGTTCAACGGCGCTTACGCGGTGGCCAAGGCCGGCGTGATCATGCTCACCAAGGTCCTGGCCCGGGAACTGGCCGGGATGAGCATCCGGGTCAATGCCATCTGCCCCGGTCAGGTGATGACCGACCTGGAAAAGTGGCGGTTCGGCCGCGAGGCCGACGCGTTGGGCGGCACGATCGAGGACCGCCAACAAGAGATGATCAAGACCATTCCGCTGGGACGCCTGGGCGAGCCGCAAGACGCCGCCCGCCTGGTCGCGTTCCTGGCTTCCGAGGCGTCTTCCTACATCACCGGCCAGGCGATCAACCTGACCGGCGGTCAACTGATGGAACTGTGA
- a CDS encoding DUF362 domain-containing protein, which yields MNAADLRQKVDARLARPRSYRVILRRCASPAGDHARKIIAESLAELGIKPAGKTLIKPNVVTANRAYIHHSYTDPRLVGAAIDVFRANGAAEVTVGESGGFGIPSRLFLREAGYLALQKHGARVTDFNTEAVLDFPLTRGVHHQHLRVAQSLAEADFLCWMPKLKYHICCTVTCAIKLNIGILTHAERMFFHDDRLDEKIVDLLEVGYPDVAIADAVEVGHGYESAPHAVHLGAILIADDPVALDAVACRLLGFRPEQCTHLMLAQARGYGPRSFDEIRVEGDVSVEELAAITHGLESEYQDIHKVKTPIRFYCGTDPERGRFCHGGCLAAVKGCLGTIDKRRPGAVAKARAGAIVTGVFRGDVDAGDGVALLVGDCTRVEGKITARKVRRVGGCPIGTKSLLISVPYYFRLPSPMLDLADAVKFLFFSVDRFIRRLLAGAT from the coding sequence ATGAATGCTGCCGACCTCAGACAAAAAGTGGACGCGCGACTAGCCCGTCCGAGAAGCTATCGCGTCATCCTGCGCCGTTGCGCATCACCCGCCGGAGACCACGCGCGGAAAATCATCGCGGAATCGCTGGCGGAGCTGGGGATCAAGCCGGCCGGCAAGACCCTCATCAAGCCCAACGTGGTGACCGCCAACCGGGCTTACATTCATCATTCCTACACCGACCCGCGGCTCGTCGGTGCCGCGATCGACGTTTTCCGTGCGAACGGCGCGGCGGAAGTCACGGTGGGCGAATCGGGCGGCTTCGGCATTCCTTCCCGGCTGTTTCTGCGCGAAGCCGGCTACCTGGCCCTGCAAAAACACGGCGCCCGGGTTACCGATTTCAACACCGAAGCGGTGCTCGATTTTCCATTGACGCGCGGCGTTCATCACCAGCACCTGCGGGTCGCCCAAAGTCTGGCCGAAGCCGATTTCCTCTGCTGGATGCCCAAACTCAAATATCACATTTGCTGCACCGTCACCTGCGCGATCAAGCTGAACATCGGCATTCTGACCCACGCCGAGCGCATGTTCTTCCACGACGACCGGCTCGACGAAAAGATCGTCGACCTGCTCGAAGTGGGCTACCCCGACGTCGCGATCGCCGACGCCGTCGAAGTCGGGCACGGCTACGAATCGGCGCCCCACGCCGTGCACCTAGGCGCGATTCTCATCGCCGACGACCCGGTGGCGCTCGATGCCGTCGCCTGCCGGCTGCTCGGTTTCCGTCCGGAACAATGCACCCACCTAATGCTGGCGCAGGCGCGTGGCTACGGTCCGCGCAGCTTCGACGAGATTCGCGTGGAAGGCGACGTTTCCGTCGAGGAACTGGCCGCGATCACTCACGGGCTGGAAAGCGAATACCAGGACATTCACAAGGTGAAGACGCCGATCCGCTTCTACTGCGGCACCGATCCCGAACGCGGCCGGTTTTGCCACGGCGGCTGCCTGGCGGCGGTCAAGGGTTGCCTGGGCACGATCGACAAACGCCGGCCGGGCGCGGTGGCGAAGGCGCGGGCCGGCGCGATCGTCACCGGCGTTTTCCGAGGCGACGTCGACGCCGGCGATGGCGTGGCGCTATTGGTCGGCGATTGCACCCGGGTGGAGGGGAAAATCACCGCCCGCAAGGTGCGGCGCGTCGGCGGTTGCCCCATCGGCACCAAGTCGCTGTTGATTTCGGTGCCTTATTATTTCCGGCTGCCAAGCCCCATGCTGGACCTGGCCGACGCGGTCAAGTTCCTCTTCTTTTCCGTCGATAGATTCATTCGCCGTCTGCTGGCCGGCGCGACCTAA
- a CDS encoding TetR/AcrR family transcriptional regulator yields MSASDRREREKNQRRAQILDAARQVLFAEGMAGASMNKIARTAELSVGTLYVYFENQEELFAALQEEGLDLLYAMIRRATGGRVSPAEKLRRVARAYLTFSRRHRKYFDIYNYFLSSPEVTFPDELKRRIDRHGDRILSLVAGVLAEYAPEGPAGREPRRCALVFWSTLHGLLQFRKLRDTILAGENVDDLYHYSVDSLLKSFSENSPDPLV; encoded by the coding sequence GTGAGCGCCAGCGACCGCCGCGAACGGGAAAAGAACCAACGCCGCGCGCAAATTCTCGACGCCGCGCGTCAGGTGTTGTTCGCCGAGGGCATGGCCGGCGCTTCGATGAACAAAATCGCGCGGACCGCCGAGTTGTCCGTCGGCACGCTGTACGTCTATTTCGAAAACCAGGAAGAGTTGTTCGCCGCGTTGCAGGAAGAAGGGCTCGATCTGCTGTACGCGATGATCCGCCGTGCGACCGGCGGCCGGGTGTCGCCCGCCGAGAAACTGCGGCGCGTCGCCCGGGCGTACCTGACCTTCAGCCGGCGGCATCGCAAGTACTTCGACATTTACAATTATTTTCTGTCCTCGCCGGAAGTCACCTTTCCCGACGAACTCAAGCGGCGGATCGATCGGCACGGCGACCGGATTCTATCTTTGGTTGCCGGCGTTTTGGCCGAGTACGCGCCCGAGGGGCCGGCCGGCCGCGAGCCGCGGCGTTGCGCCCTGGTCTTCTGGTCGACGCTGCACGGCTTGTTGCAGTTCCGCAAATTGCGCGACACGATCCTGGCCGGCGAAAACGTCGACGACCTTTACCATTACTCCGTGGACAGCCTACTTAAAAGTTTTAGTGAAAACAGCCCGGACCCTTTGGTATGA
- a CDS encoding MFS transporter, which produces MTRTTDAPRAAYFTFTLLFLLYMFDYADRMVIGSLIPFLKADWQLTDAQCGMLLSAVYWSITICTFPISIAVDRWSRRRSIAIMAMLWSLATAACAFTRNFAQLFAAKSAIGLGEAGYAPGGTAMLAGLFAEKKRAQVMGFWNMSIPLGGALGVGLGGLIADLWGWRHAFGMVAIPGFIIALLFFRVRDYRTVELVKTADAGQPAQKMRLPEIALAFLHNPTLLLTYFAFAGNTFVSTSLMFWLPTYFHRTQNLSMSQAGMKTSAIMLLAIVGAPIGGVLADRWRRRRQNARIVFAGICSLITSGLLAASFLATAGGMGQFSLLLLCGICVVAYLPGAASVTQDVVHPGLRAVSYSLGVITQNLLGSSLGPLAIGALSDRYGLGIALLVLPVSAAVAGLLFLVGSLFHNRDLDKIDRVELSFER; this is translated from the coding sequence ATGACCCGGACCACAGATGCGCCGCGCGCCGCTTACTTCACCTTCACGCTGCTCTTTCTTTTGTACATGTTCGACTACGCCGACCGCATGGTGATCGGCTCGCTGATTCCTTTCCTGAAAGCAGACTGGCAATTGACCGACGCCCAATGCGGGATGCTGCTTTCGGCGGTGTATTGGTCGATCACGATTTGCACGTTTCCGATTTCGATCGCCGTCGACCGTTGGAGCCGGCGGCGTAGTATCGCGATCATGGCGATGTTGTGGAGCCTGGCGACGGCGGCCTGCGCCTTCACGCGCAATTTCGCCCAATTGTTCGCGGCGAAATCGGCCATCGGCCTGGGCGAGGCCGGTTACGCGCCCGGCGGCACGGCGATGCTGGCCGGCCTGTTTGCCGAAAAGAAACGCGCCCAGGTGATGGGCTTCTGGAACATGTCGATCCCCTTGGGCGGCGCGCTCGGCGTGGGCCTGGGCGGACTGATCGCCGACCTCTGGGGCTGGCGGCACGCTTTCGGAATGGTGGCGATCCCCGGCTTCATCATCGCCCTGTTGTTTTTCCGCGTGCGCGATTACCGCACCGTGGAACTGGTGAAAACCGCCGACGCCGGGCAACCGGCGCAAAAAATGCGGCTGCCGGAAATCGCCCTGGCCTTCCTGCACAACCCGACGCTGCTGCTGACCTATTTCGCCTTCGCCGGCAACACCTTCGTCTCCACCTCGCTGATGTTCTGGCTGCCCACGTATTTCCATCGCACGCAGAACCTCTCGATGAGCCAGGCGGGAATGAAAACCAGCGCGATCATGCTGCTGGCGATCGTCGGCGCGCCCATCGGCGGCGTGCTGGCCGATCGCTGGCGACGCCGCCGACAGAACGCCCGGATCGTCTTCGCCGGCATCTGCTCGCTGATCACCAGCGGCTTGCTGGCCGCCTCTTTTCTGGCGACGGCGGGCGGGATGGGGCAATTTTCGCTGCTGCTTTTGTGCGGCATCTGCGTGGTGGCCTATCTGCCCGGCGCCGCCTCGGTGACGCAGGACGTGGTTCATCCCGGCCTGCGCGCGGTGTCCTACAGCCTCGGGGTCATTACCCAGAATTTGCTCGGCAGTTCGCTCGGGCCGCTGGCGATCGGCGCCCTGTCGGACCGGTACGGCCTCGGCATCGCCTTGCTGGTGTTGCCGGTATCGGCGGCGGTGGCGGGCCTGCTGTTTCTCGTCGGCTCCCTTTTCCACAATCGCGATCTGGATAAAATCGACCGGGTCGAATTGAGTTTCGAAAGGTAA
- a CDS encoding thiamine pyrophosphate-binding protein, whose translation MSAIASAQLAAEALIAREVDYIFTLSGGHITPLYKHLENSPVKLFDTRHEQAAVFMAEAYGRLTRRPGVAMVTAGPGFTNALSAVANAKMANSPLLLISGRAGVGKCEKLDLQDAPQAPVITPMVKKAFVCNCPERVPEFVDLAYRTAAGGCPGPVYLELPVDVLAQEGKGMVKRPLTAVSSHPVDLEAVDKLLAMIRAAKRPMIVAGSGAWYADAGEELVRFVEATGIPAFTSGMGRGLISDEHPLCFESAVGTRPGAILFAQSDADLIVLLGNRISLYYMFGDLFDSAAQIVQVDISAEEIGRNRSVGLPVISDIKGFLQQCLLRLDEWNSAADWSGKFAEWTAALRKNEAQSKNQVRDMWESDQKPIHAMRLASEIDRFLDRPDDIVVGDGGDAQVWMAMTRTARRAGRYLDSGLFGCLGVGLPYANAAKLLHPGSRVCLMTGDGSLGFNFMEFETAIRKGLPIVVAVSNDLGWGMIRHSQQLRLGRAIETGTHIGYVPYHQVVEALGGKGILVEDPAQIRPALEEAFAAGVPACVNVMTDPDTISPGSIALANV comes from the coding sequence ATGAGTGCCATCGCCAGCGCGCAATTGGCGGCCGAGGCGTTGATCGCCCGCGAAGTGGACTACATTTTCACCCTGAGCGGCGGCCACATCACCCCGCTATACAAGCATCTGGAAAACTCGCCGGTCAAGCTGTTCGACACCCGGCACGAGCAGGCCGCCGTTTTCATGGCCGAGGCTTACGGCCGGCTGACCCGCCGCCCGGGCGTGGCGATGGTCACCGCCGGTCCCGGCTTCACCAACGCCCTGTCGGCCGTCGCGAACGCCAAAATGGCCAATTCGCCGCTGCTGCTGATCTCGGGCCGCGCCGGGGTCGGCAAATGCGAAAAGCTGGATTTGCAGGACGCGCCGCAAGCGCCGGTCATCACGCCGATGGTCAAAAAAGCCTTCGTCTGCAATTGCCCCGAGCGGGTGCCGGAATTCGTCGACCTGGCCTACCGCACCGCCGCCGGCGGTTGTCCCGGCCCGGTTTATCTCGAACTGCCGGTCGACGTGCTGGCGCAGGAAGGCAAAGGCATGGTGAAGCGGCCGCTCACCGCGGTGTCCTCGCACCCGGTCGACCTGGAGGCGGTCGATAAGCTGCTGGCGATGATCCGCGCCGCCAAGCGGCCGATGATCGTCGCCGGGAGCGGCGCCTGGTACGCCGACGCCGGCGAGGAACTGGTTCGTTTCGTCGAGGCGACGGGCATCCCGGCTTTCACCTCGGGCATGGGCCGCGGCCTGATCTCCGACGAGCACCCCTTGTGCTTCGAATCGGCCGTCGGCACGCGCCCCGGCGCGATTCTCTTCGCCCAATCCGACGCCGACCTGATCGTGTTGCTGGGCAACCGCATCAGCCTGTATTACATGTTCGGCGACCTGTTCGATTCGGCGGCGCAAATCGTCCAGGTGGATATCTCCGCCGAGGAAATCGGCCGCAATCGCAGCGTCGGCCTGCCGGTGATCAGCGACATCAAGGGCTTTCTGCAACAGTGCCTTCTGCGCCTCGACGAATGGAACTCGGCCGCCGATTGGTCGGGGAAATTCGCCGAGTGGACCGCCGCGCTGCGGAAAAACGAGGCGCAATCGAAAAACCAGGTCCGGGACATGTGGGAAAGCGACCAAAAGCCGATTCACGCTATGCGCCTGGCCTCCGAAATCGACCGCTTCCTCGACCGCCCGGACGATATCGTGGTCGGCGACGGCGGCGACGCGCAGGTCTGGATGGCGATGACCCGGACGGCCCGCCGCGCCGGCCGCTATCTCGATTCGGGGCTTTTCGGCTGCCTGGGCGTCGGCCTGCCGTACGCCAACGCGGCGAAGCTGCTCCATCCCGGCAGCCGCGTCTGCCTGATGACGGGCGACGGCTCGCTCGGTTTCAATTTCATGGAGTTCGAAACGGCGATCCGCAAAGGTTTGCCGATCGTCGTGGCGGTCAGCAACGACCTGGGTTGGGGGATGATCCGGCACAGCCAGCAGTTGCGACTCGGACGGGCCATCGAGACCGGCACCCACATCGGGTACGTCCCCTACCACCAGGTGGTCGAAGCGCTGGGCGGCAAGGGGATCCTGGTGGAAGACCCCGCGCAAATCCGGCCCGCGCTGGAGGAGGCGTTCGCGGCCGGGGTGCCGGCGTGCGTCAACGTCATGACCGACCCGGACACCATCAGCCCCGGCAGCATCGCGCTGGCGAACGTCTGA